A stretch of DNA from bacterium:
TTCTTTCGCCCTTCCTGCCTGACGGCTTGATGCTCATTTTATGCAGCAAACCGGGGTCGAGGTTGTAGAACATAATGTCCGGATAATCGATCAGTTTGAGCCCCTGTCCGTATCCGCGGATAAGGATCTTGTCTTCGATGCTCATTTTTTCTATTGTGCTGTCAGGAAAATCGATCATGACATGTTCGGCGCCGCCATGGTGGCCGGTTACAGTTCCTTTCTTGCCTTTTGCGTCGCCGGTTTTTATTATCGCCTCGTTGCCTATGCACGCGTAGAAATTGTACCCGGCGTTAGGCCGGTCATAGCGCTCTTTTTCATCAAGAATGCTTGATACGCAGGGTTCGATGTGATCGGCCTCCCAGCCAAAAGCCGGGTCACCGACCTTGACATTGTAGACGATGCCACCCGTGCCGGGCAGCAGGAATGGTTTACCGTCGGCATCGACGTTATGCCCCCGCGGTCCACCGGGGTTGGCGACTTTTCCCAGCACCGACATCATAACCAATTTTTTTTCATTGGTTCTAAGCATGCTGTTCCTCCTCAAAAATAGACATATTATTCAATTGCCATTACCAAAACGGTCTTTCAGATCAATAAGAATACAATTAATGATACCCTTCAATTCTGTGCCGGTCACCAGATTCAGCTTTTCCTCGATCCGGGCAGCAGAGAGTTCATTTTTTAACTGGTTGAACATGTCCTGCACTTTGATCCTTATTTCCCTGGTGCTTGCCGGATGGCTCAGGATCAGAGCGGTGCTTAAAAAAGCATCCTCCTTGTCGCCCTTTTTAAGATATAGGAT
This window harbors:
- a CDS encoding DUF4438 domain-containing protein; translated protein: MLRTNEKKLVMMSVLGKVANPGGPRGHNVDADGKPFLLPGTGGIVYNVKVGDPAFGWEADHIEPCVSSILDEKERYDRPNAGYNFYACIGNEAIIKTGDAKGKKGTVTGHHGGAEHVMIDFPDSTIEKMSIEDKILIRGYGQGLKLIDYPDIMFYNLDPGLLHKMSIKPSGRKGERIRVPVTARIPAELMGSGTGAIMMGSGDYDIMTTDRNYIRKHGFDKLRFGDFVALMDHDNLYGRSFREGAITIGIVIHGDCRFAGHGPGVSTLLTATKPVIEPVIDKNANIAKVLKIGRFRK